The window CTTACATTTTTCAGTTTCCGTGTATGGAAGTGCATCTCAATCTTTTCGTCTGAAACGTACGCAACCATTGACACATTATCGTGACAAGCTAGCTAGTGCTGCGTATCAGAGCTGATGACCCAGAGGATCTCTGTCAGCTTGCTGTGAAGTTTGGCTGCTCAATACCTGAAGGCAAAGCTCTTCTAAACATTGCCAAACCCTGGGCATGAAAGTGGTGAGTAGTAGACAAGTAGCTTGTTGAGTGTGGGGCAGTGATGATATGAATGACTTGCCCTCAATGACCTCATTGTGATTAGAAGTCGATTATTAtctgagctacatgtactttcctAAAACAATACATTTTTAATTATCGTTATTAATGTATTGTCTTCAAAGTGTGTTACATAGCTCTTGTATGGTATTCCAGAGTGTTGCAAAGGCCACTTGAACTTTTTTCATTTCATCCTGCTTATCCATACAGGTCGCTACTTTTCCTGTTCCACTCACGCAATAGCCGTAAACATCACCAGCAAGAGGGTACTGCCCCTCACTCATGAAGGGTGGCTACTACGTCAACGATATGGGCGTGCTCTGAGACGCTGGTACTTCACTATACTCCCACTGAGCTTGAGACTTGAAGGCGTAGTCCTCTCTCATCTATATATCATCGCTGGAGTCCTACACGATAGTGTGGAGAATGATGGCGGGGAAACCTCCTATGTCCAACAGACTAATTTAAAACCGATAGCTGCACTTACAACTGTTCAGCAGACAGACATCTTTAGGGCCACCTCATACGTGTGCATGGGTATTAGGTGAGTAGTAGACAAGTAGCTTGTTGAGTGTGGAGCAGTGATGATATGAATGACTTGCCCTCAATGACCTCATTGTGATTAGAAGTCAATTATTATCTGAGCCGTTTTCTTTAAAACAAAACGTTTTCCAATTTTCTTTCTAAATTTTCTCAGTTTCAAGAGATCTCTCCAGCGCTCTAGTTGTGGGGACCTACCTGTGACGGCTCTACTTTGGCAACCCACCATTGTATTTTCCTGAATATTATGTGACAGACGCAAACTTGTGAGTTAGTGTGCAGTTTCTTGAACTTCTATTCATGTACTACTGTTTTTCCATTCAGAGGATACTTTTTTGAGCTGCTCGTCCCGTCCCTATTGCCGTGACTACTCGCTTTCAATTGAACTACCATGAAGCGTACTAAACAATAAGCTTGTATCAATCAATCAATACATGATTTCgatttattattaatttgaaGTGAGATTAAAACTGGACCACAGTCATacgatgaatatcattaaaataGCCATGAATTTAATTTTGTAGCAACTCAGTCGATTTGCTGAACTCCGCATAGTATTCTAAACACTGCTGTATGGTCGATATAAATACATGATGGAGGCTTACATGAATGGAGGAATAGTTGTGTTGGACATTGTACCTGATGGTGAGGCAGCCTTGAGAGAGTATATCAGGAACAAAACCACTGCTGTATTAGGGAGAGAGGTATTGAAAGAATCTGTGGCCATTTTATTTCATGGATACTATACTCTCCTATATACATCATGTACAGGACTGTGATGACCCATTTCATGTTGTTGACCTGGGTCAGGTACTGGAACTCCATAGAGACTGGATGACTGCCCTGCCCACTATCACTCCATTCTATGCCGTCAAGTGCAACAACGACCCAGCTCTCTTGAAGACACTCGCTGCGCTAGGGACTGGATTCGACTGTGCAAGCAAGGTGTGTACGTGTAGACTTGACTTATTGTTCTTTGATTTATTGTTTGACTCTAATTTTGTACGTATTGTATGTAGCCAGAGATTAAAGCTGTGTTGGATATGGGGGTGTCTCCAGATCGTATTATCTACGCTCATCCCTCCAAGCAAGTGTCCCACATCAAGTATGCAGTCACTGAGCATGTCGATAAAATAGTGTTTGACGGAGAAGAAGAAATGTACAAAATACAAAAACATTTTCCATCTGCAAAGTGAGTATATTACAATCATACCTCGAGATTAATGCTTAACGTCTTGTAGGCTTGTTCTGCGGATCAGAGCTGATGACCCGGATGCTCAATTTCCACATGGGATGAAGTTTGGCTGCACGGTACCTAAAGGAAGGGATCTTCTGAGTAATGCAAAAAGCCTGGGATTAGACGTCATTGGTGTATGGTAATTCAAATGAATGTTATGTACTTCCCTCAGCGTATTGATTATGGCTGGCGCCCATCTCAGTTGGATCAGTGCTCCTCGTctgagcctagagttgtgatagtgatttctctctcttgaccACTGCACTAATAGTTTTaaccagcataattattataatcgtTGCTTATACAGCTTCCATGTGGGCACTGGGTCTCAATCTCCCAGAGCGTATGAGCTAGCTCTGAAGATGTCTGCTGAACTGTTTGAGTACGGCTATGAGATTGGCTATCAGTTTAGTCTGCTGGACATTGGAGGAGGTTTCTATGGAGACAGGGGCTCTAAAGATATCTTCCAGCGAGTGGCCAGTGCCATCAACTCCAGTCTGGACTCTCTCTTCAGCTCATTCCCAGGACTCACTGTCATCGCTGAGCCAGGTCTACTAACAGAATCAATTATGACTCTCAATACCTATTTTCAATGTATAGGTGCTTTTTTTGCTTGTTCGACTAATTCGATAGCAGTAAACATCATAAACAAGAAGTCACATGATAAAGAGGGACATAGGGAGCTTGTGTATTATGTCAATGATGGACCGAAGGGATCACTCCATTGTTTTGAATATACCACCCCTGATCCATTTCTTCTCAAGGTGATTATCAGGTGGTGCTAGATAAAAAATTTGTTATGTCTCCTAGCCATTTCGAAGCACTTAtcaaatgtacatgtgtaagaATGTAACAAGAATGTAATCAAAAACTGATCGTGTCGGACCTATACTATCAAACTGTTTTTCTCCTGTCTAGGATTACAGTGGTCCTTTGTACTCCACTTGTCTGTGGGGCCCGACATTATCACCTGCGGATAAACTCGGTGATGTTCAGCTGCCTGAGTTGAGCATTGGGGACTGGATCTGTTTTCATGATGTGGGAGCCTACTCTCTCGCTGTTACGACCAACTTCAACGGGTTCCCAAAGACAAAGTCATACTACTACGTTACCTTGGCGAACCAGTAAGAACTGTATATTAATTAAGTAACTGCAGGAAAAATTATGCACATTCATGCAGGGATAAGTTACAAGAGCTGTTATCTTCAAAtctcctcccccccccccaaccaACCACTGACTGACTAACTAGCAATTTTTGTGGTTGTACAGCTAGCTGAAAGgtcatacatgtgtacaatgcCTAATTATTATGGCAAGAGCCACATGAGGAATCCCTATCTTCATGTCATTAGTCTGTCAAAGGTCATAATtcactggaaaccactccttTTGTTTTCAGTCAAGAGTACTGTCTCTGGTACATTGATCTCTGTCTTTTATCTATTATTTTACTGTATATATGTAGCTGTGTCAATGGAGGTGCATATCAGTGAGACTACCACAGTTGAGCTGGGCATTGTACCTGATGGTGAGGCAGCTCTGAGGGAGTATATTAGCAATAAAACCTCTGCTGGTTCAGGGAGAAAGGTATTGAATATGTTGAAAGAATCTGTGACCATTGGGTACTTCATACAGGACTATGATGACCCATTCCATGTTGTTGACCTTGGCCGGGTACTGGAGCTCCATAGAGACTGGGTGACTGCCCTGCCCACTATCACTCCATTCTATGCCATCAAGTGCAACAACGACCCAGCTCTCTTGAAGACACTCGCTGCGCTAGGGACTGGATTCGACTGTGCAAGCAAGGTGTGTACGTGTAGACTTGACTTATTGTTCTTTGATTTATTGTTTGACTGTAATTTTGTACGTATTGTATGTAGCCAGAGATTAAGGCTGTGTTGGATATGGGGGTGTCTCCAGATCGTATTATCTACGCCCATCCCTCCAAGCAAGTGTCCCACATCAAGTATGCAGTCACTGAGTATGTCGATAAAATAGTGTTTGACGGAGAAGAAGAAATGTACAAAATACAAAAACATTTTCCATCTGCaaagtgagtacatgtattacaatcATACCTCTGTATCTACGAGATTAATGATTGTAGGCTTGTTCTGCGGATCAGAGCTGATGACCCAGATGCTAAATTTCCACATGGAATGAAGTTTGGCTGCACAGTACCTGAAGGAAGAGATCTTTTGAGTACTGCAAAAAGCCTGGGATTAGACGTCATTGGTGTATGGTAGGTCAAACGaatgttatgtacatgtacttttctCAGCGTATTGATTATGGCTGCATAGTATAATATTTATACAGCTTCCATGTGGGCACTGGGTCTCAATCCTCCAGAGCGTATGAGTTAGCTCTGAAGATGTCTGTTGAATTGTTTGAGTACGGCTATGAGATTGGCTATCAGTTCAGTCTGCTGGACATTGGAGGAGGTTTCTATGGAGACAGGGGCTCTAAAGATGTCTTCCAGCGAGTGGCCAGTGCCATCAACTCCAGTCTGGACTCTCTCTTCAGTTCATTCCCAGGACTCACTGTCATCGCTGAGCCAGGTATGAATATGCTACAGAATTTTATTGGACTCTGAATACTTATTTTCAATGTACAGGTGCTTTTTTTGCCTGTTCAACTCATTCAATAGCAGTAAACATCGTAAATAAAAAGTCACGTGATAAAGAGGGACACAGGGAGTTTGTGTATTATGTCAATGATGTACCAAATGGATCACTCGACTGTTTTAGATATACCACCCCTGATCCATTTCTGTTTAAGGTGCTAGATAAAAATTAGAAAAAACAAACTAAACTGTTTTTCTCCTGTCTAGGATTACAGTGGTCCTTTGTACTCCACTTGTCTGTGGGGCCCGACATTATCACCTTTGGATAAACTCGGTGATGTTCAGCTGCCTGAGTTGAGCATTGGGGACTGGATCTGTTTTCATGATGTAGGAGCCTACTCTCTCGCAGTTACAACCAACTTCAACGGGTTCCCAAAGACAAAGTCATACTACTATACGTTACCTTGGCGAACCAGTAAGAACTGTATATCAAGTAACCAAGCAGTGAAGTTTATGCACATTCATGCAGGGATAAGTTACGAGAGCTGTTATTTTCAAATCTCCTCTCTACCCCCTCCCAACCAACTGCTGACTGACTATAATCTTTGTTGTATTGATGGGTTCTAGCTCGTGTGAATATGTCATTTATAattagtctcgaggccagaccTAATATCTCGGGAGCAAAAAATCAAGTAGAGTAGGATTTTCTCCTCTCTTCCCTCCCCGGGCCCccctgagaaaaggtctggcccccagactaagtatttagttaataattattatgtcaaaGGTCATGATATCTGGAATTCATACCAAATAACAACTTTTTAGTTTTCAGTACTCAATAGGTCCtcttaattgcatgcacagttttcaatGGAGGTGCGAATCAGTGAGTACCACAGTTGAGCTGGGAATCGTACCTGATGGTGAGGCAGCTCTGAGTTTAATTAAATCTACAAGAAGCACAAaagcatttgcaatgtgaaaagttACTACAATGTAGGATTGGctggaaacaccaaaaagtgCAGAAAAAAAGCATAACTCGAATCCGTTactcacatacatgtacattttccCGATAGTAGTTATTATGGTGGTTTTCCCGGCCGATCTTAACATTGAACGTGCGTACTGTTTTGCATTGTGTTGTGAAATGTGTACAGTCCTTTTCAAACAGGTTGAAGatcattcaaagttgaatgttgaaaTAAGTACTCGCAATgtgacttccatggccacgaTCCTCTGTGTGTATGGGGTACCCATGATTGCGAGTTAAAAATCATGCACTGGGCCACAAAGCTGAGTCTAGATCTAGGTGGCTGTCAcagctttgtggtttagtTGCTTGTATGTATTGTGAGTATACTCAtttcaacattcaactttgaaaTGATCTTCAACCTACTTAAAAAGCACTGTACACGTGCAGATACAGCCCTGTTACAAATGTATGTGTTAGCTAGAAATTCATTAATGATTGTGCTTAGGGAGTGGGTCAGATCTTCTCGGATCCCacttactgtactgtactgaccATATACATCCAAGtttagtctggccacgccctccccaacttgtacatgtatatcatgcacgatgtataattattgtatatctatggaattcgagactaatCCAAGTTAGGGTGTATCCAATAAGGAATGTAatttatacatgtgtgtgggcgtggttgTATTCGTGTGTGGGTTGAttccatgcatgtgcagtatataccgtatagcgtgtaattttcgtgggaccaaatattcgtggttggaggtctgaccacgaatattttacccagcgaccttgcctacctttacctgcagtgcaagcagcaaccacgaaaatattacccatgaaatgtctcaatattgctgaaccacgaatattttgtcccccgaaaattacccgctatacggtatgaggCTATGAATTAGGCTGTTATGTCCGCTGTGCATGTCTgttgtgtctgttgtgtcgtCTGTATAATATATCTGTTGTGTCcactgtgtctgttgtgtccgtcctctgtgtctgttgtgtccgtcctctgtgtctgttgtgtcccctgtgtctgttgtgtcctcGGTGTCCGCTGTGTccgctgtgtctgttgtgtcctctgtgtcctctgtgtctgttgtgtcctctgtgtccactgtgtctgttgtgtccgtcctctgtgtctgttgtgtccgctgtgtctgttgtgtcctctgtgtctgttgtgtccgctgtgtttgttgtgtcctctgtgtcctctgtgtccgctgtgtctgttgtgtcctctgtgtccactgtgtctgttgtgtccgtcctctgtgtctgttgtgtccgctgtgtctgttgtgtcctgtgtctgttgtgtctgttgtgtccgctgtgtctgctgtgtctgttgtgtcctctgtgtcctctgtgtctgttgtgtcctctgtgtccactgtgtctgttgtgtccgtcctctgtgtctgttgtgtccgctgtgtctgttgtgtcctctgtgtctgttgtgtccgctgtgtctgttgtgtcctctgtgtcctctgtgtccgctgtgtctgctgtgcctgctgtgtctgttgtgtcctctgtgtctaTGTGCCTGCTGTGTCCATTGTTTCCTCTGTGCCTGCTGTGGCCTCCGTGTttgttgtgtcctctgtgtcctctgtgtctgttgtgtcctctgCATGTGCCTGCTGTGTCGGTTGTGTCCtcctgtgtctgttgtgtcgtTTGTGTCCCTG of the Halichondria panicea chromosome 2, odHalPani1.1, whole genome shotgun sequence genome contains:
- the LOC135332217 gene encoding ornithine decarboxylase-like; its protein translation is MEAYMNGGIVVLDIVPDGEAALREYIRNKTTAVLGREDCDDPFHVVDLGQVLELHRDWMTALPTITPFYAVKCNNDPALLKTLAALGTGFDCASKPEIKAVLDMGVSPDRIIYAHPSKQVSHIKYAVTEHVDKIVFDGEEEMYKIQKHFPSAKLVLRIRADDPDAQFPHGMKFGCTVPKGRDLLSNAKSLGLDVIGVCFHVGTGSQSPRAYELALKMSAELFEYGYEIGYQFSLLDIGGGFYGDRGSKDIFQRVASAINSSLDSLFSSFPGLTVIAEPGLQWSFVLHLSVGPDIITCG
- the LOC135331080 gene encoding antizyme inhibitor 2-like isoform X3 is translated as MMWEPTLSLLRPTSTGSQRQSHTTTLPWRTTVSMEVHISETTTVELGIVPDGEAALREYISNKTSAGSGRKDYDDPFHVVDLGRVLELHRDWVTALPTITPFYAIKCNNDPALLKTLAALGTGFDCASKPEIKAVLDMGVSPDRIIYAHPSKQVSHIKYAVTEYVDKIVFDGEEEMYKIQKHFPSAKLVLRIRADDPDAKFPHGMKFGCTVPEGRDLLSTAKSLGLDVIGVCFHVGTGSQSSRAYELALKMSVELFEYGYEIGYQFSLLDIGGGFYGDRGSKDVFQRVASAINSSLDSLFSSFPGLTVIAEPGAFFACSTHSIAVNIVNKKSRDKEGHREFVYYVNDVPNGSLDCFRYTTPDPFLFKDYSGPLYSTCLWGPTLSPLDKLGDVQLPELSIGDWICFHDVGAYSLAVTTNFNGFPKTKSYYYTLPWRTRISYESCYFQISSLPPPNQLLTDYNLCCIDGF
- the LOC135331080 gene encoding antizyme inhibitor 2-like isoform X1; this translates as MCTMPNYYGKSHMRNPYLHVISLSKVIIHWKPLLLFSVKSTVSGTLISVFYLLFYCIYVAVSMEVHISETTTVELGIVPDGEAALREYISNKTSAGSGRKDYDDPFHVVDLGRVLELHRDWVTALPTITPFYAIKCNNDPALLKTLAALGTGFDCASKPEIKAVLDMGVSPDRIIYAHPSKQVSHIKYAVTEYVDKIVFDGEEEMYKIQKHFPSAKLVLRIRADDPDAKFPHGMKFGCTVPEGRDLLSTAKSLGLDVIGVCFHVGTGSQSSRAYELALKMSVELFEYGYEIGYQFSLLDIGGGFYGDRGSKDVFQRVASAINSSLDSLFSSFPGLTVIAEPGAFFACSTHSIAVNIVNKKSRDKEGHREFVYYVNDVPNGSLDCFRYTTPDPFLFKDYSGPLYSTCLWGPTLSPLDKLGDVQLPELSIGDWICFHDVGAYSLAVTTNFNGFPKTKSYYYTLPWRTRISYESCYFQISSLPPPNQLLTDYNLCCIDGF
- the LOC135331080 gene encoding antizyme inhibitor 2-like isoform X2; the protein is MCTMPNYYGKSHMRNPYLHVISLSKVIIHWKPLLLFSVKSTVSAVSMEVHISETTTVELGIVPDGEAALREYISNKTSAGSGRKDYDDPFHVVDLGRVLELHRDWVTALPTITPFYAIKCNNDPALLKTLAALGTGFDCASKPEIKAVLDMGVSPDRIIYAHPSKQVSHIKYAVTEYVDKIVFDGEEEMYKIQKHFPSAKLVLRIRADDPDAKFPHGMKFGCTVPEGRDLLSTAKSLGLDVIGVCFHVGTGSQSSRAYELALKMSVELFEYGYEIGYQFSLLDIGGGFYGDRGSKDVFQRVASAINSSLDSLFSSFPGLTVIAEPGAFFACSTHSIAVNIVNKKSRDKEGHREFVYYVNDVPNGSLDCFRYTTPDPFLFKDYSGPLYSTCLWGPTLSPLDKLGDVQLPELSIGDWICFHDVGAYSLAVTTNFNGFPKTKSYYYTLPWRTRISYESCYFQISSLPPPNQLLTDYNLCCIDGF
- the LOC135331080 gene encoding antizyme inhibitor 2-like isoform X4 codes for the protein MEVHISETTTVELGIVPDGEAALREYISNKTSAGSGRKDYDDPFHVVDLGRVLELHRDWVTALPTITPFYAIKCNNDPALLKTLAALGTGFDCASKPEIKAVLDMGVSPDRIIYAHPSKQVSHIKYAVTEYVDKIVFDGEEEMYKIQKHFPSAKLVLRIRADDPDAKFPHGMKFGCTVPEGRDLLSTAKSLGLDVIGVCFHVGTGSQSSRAYELALKMSVELFEYGYEIGYQFSLLDIGGGFYGDRGSKDVFQRVASAINSSLDSLFSSFPGLTVIAEPGAFFACSTHSIAVNIVNKKSRDKEGHREFVYYVNDVPNGSLDCFRYTTPDPFLFKDYSGPLYSTCLWGPTLSPLDKLGDVQLPELSIGDWICFHDVGAYSLAVTTNFNGFPKTKSYYYTLPWRTRISYESCYFQISSLPPPNQLLTDYNLCCIDGF